Proteins from one Microcaecilia unicolor chromosome 2, aMicUni1.1, whole genome shotgun sequence genomic window:
- the LOC115462888 gene encoding RNA-binding E3 ubiquitin-protein ligase MEX3C-like: MPSSASVLAEPERFRECMAGLGLDEPGPRADCEVPVLPQLPAREPAAQSGNGEEEEEEEDAEPPEEEEESHSLGGSPVPLLLSPQPPLLPGLGSVLLPSPAAAFEAQEAGVALLCGAEAVNPQAVFAMLSQAYSGGGGEQASMLRRKSVNTNEFVPVPSSEHVAEIVGRQGCKIKALRAKTNTYIKTPVRGEEPVFVVTGRKEDVAMAKREILSAAEHFSMIRASRNKNGPALGGTPCTPNLPGQTTVQVRVPYRVVGLVVGPKGATIKRIQQQTHTYIVTPSRDKEPVFEVTGMPENVDRAREEIEMHIAMRTGNYIELNEENDFHYNGTDVSIESGNFTSVWLTSNPAAPGRTRMISNYRNDSSSSLGSGSTDSFFGSNRLADFSPTSPFSTGSFWFGDTIQSVGSEDLVVDPPAFDSLPAPSQTIWAPFEPANPLSGFGSDPTACMKAQRRGSLSPTFLESMEHPLARRVRSDPLAMNNQAGLPIYIPAFSNGSNSYSSSNGGSTSSSPPESRRKHDCVICFENEIIAALVPCGHNLFCIECANKICERETPMCPVCQTAVTQAIRIHS, encoded by the exons atGCCGAGCAGCGCGTCCGTCCTGGCGGAGCCCGAGCGCTTCCGCGAGTGCATGGCCGGGCTGGGCCTGGACGAGCCCGGGCCGCGTGCTGATTGCGAGGTGCCGGTGTTGCCGCAGCTTCCCGCCCGCGAGCCTGCGGCCCAGTCCGGGaacggagaggaggaggaggaggaagaagacgcCGAACcgccagaggaggaggaggaaagtcaTAGTCTGGGGGGCTCCCCGGTGCCGTTGCTCCTGTCTCCGCAGCCGCCGCTGCTTCCGGGGTTGGGCTCGGTGCTGCTGCCTTCGCCCGCCGCCGCCTTTGAGGCACAAGAGGCCGGCGTGGCGTTGCTGTGCGGGGCGGAAGCGGTGAACCCGCAGGCGGTGTTCGCCATGCTGTCCCAGGCctacagtggaggaggaggggaacAGGCCTCGATGCTCCGCAGAAAGAGCGTCAACACCAATGAGTTCGTCCCGGTGCCCAGTTCCGAGCACGTCGCCGAGATCGTGGGGCGACAGG GTTGCAAAATCAAAGCACTAAGAGCCAAGACAAACACTTACATTAAAACACCTGTTCGTGGAGAAGAACCAGTTTTTGTAGTCACTGGACGGAAAGAAGATGTAGCCATGGCCAAACGGGAGATTCTGTCAGCTGCTGAGCACTTTTCCATGATCAGAGCATCTCGTAACAAAAATGGTCCTGCCCTTGGGGGTACACCATGCACACCCAACCTGCCAGGGCAGACCACTGTCCAGGTCAGGGTGCCTTATCGTGTAGTTGGACTCGTGGTTGGACCCAAAGGCGCTACCATCAAACGAATTCAGCagcagacacacacatacatagtAACTCCTAGTAGAGACAAGGAGCCAGTCTTTGAGGTGACAGGAATGCCCGAAAATGTAGATCGAGCACGTGAAGAAATAGAAATGCATATTGCCATGCGCACAGGAAACTATATTGagctgaatgaagaaaatgattTCCATTACAACGGTACAGATGTCAGCATTGAAAGTGGCAACTTTACATCTGTTTGGCTGACCTCTAATCCAGCAGCTCCTGGCCGTACTAGAATGATTTCAAATTATCGAAATGATAGCTCTAGCTCTCTAGGAAGTGGTTCTACAGATTCTTTCTTTGGAAGCAATAGGTTGGCAGATTTCAGCCCAACTAGCCCATTTAGCACAGGAAGCTTCTGGTTTGGAGATACAATCCAATCTGTAGGCTCAGAAGATCTGGTGGTTGACCCTCCTGCCTTTGACTCTTTGCCAGCACCTTCCCAAACCATCTGGGCACCATTTGAGCCAGCAAATCCACTCTCAGGGTTTGGCAGTGATCCCACAGCATGCATGAAGGCTCAACGCAGAGGAAGTCTGTCACCTACTTTTCTTGAAAGTATGGAACATCCACTTGCCAGGAGGGTAAGAAGTGACCCTCTTGCTATGAACAACCAGGCTggccttccaatctacatccctGCTTTTTCCAATGGTAGCAACAGCTACTCTTCTTCCAATGGTGGCTCCACCTCAAGTTCACCTCCAGAGTCGAGACGAAAGCATGACTGTGtgatatgctttgaaaatgaaatcATTGCAGCCCTGGTTCCATGTGGCCACAACCTCTTCTGCATTGAATGTGCTAACAAAATCTGTGAAAGAGAAACACCAATGTGTCCTGTCTGCCAGACCGCTGTTACTCAGGCAATCCGAATCCATTCTTAG